From Methanomassiliicoccales archaeon, one genomic window encodes:
- a CDS encoding metallophosphoesterase family protein: MRYLVLSDIHSRNKVIRFANRHILELDLDAVIVLGDITHFGPPSWASEFLSQLEKRAYAIPGNCDPPGTLEEIERSAISLHRNRVEVGGWTIGGHGGSNITIFNTPNELTEEELEKGLRPIMQEGMVLVVHCPPYGILDMTSVNRHAGSTAVARMIEEFSPRVVLSGHIHEARGILQQDGILYMNPGAAKDGYAGVLELEDEPKAILLEKAGEE, from the coding sequence ATGAGATATCTGGTGCTCTCAGACATACATTCGCGCAACAAGGTGATTCGATTCGCCAATCGTCATATCCTTGAATTAGATTTAGATGCAGTAATAGTATTAGGAGATATCACTCATTTTGGCCCCCCCTCATGGGCATCAGAATTTCTATCTCAGTTGGAGAAGCGCGCCTATGCCATACCTGGTAACTGTGATCCACCAGGAACGTTGGAAGAGATAGAGCGCAGTGCTATATCCCTGCATAGAAATAGGGTAGAGGTAGGGGGGTGGACCATAGGTGGCCATGGAGGCTCCAACATCACCATTTTTAACACCCCCAACGAACTCACCGAGGAAGAGCTGGAGAAGGGTTTGAGACCCATCATGCAAGAAGGCATGGTCCTGGTCGTCCACTGCCCTCCTTATGGGATTCTGGATATGACCTCAGTCAATAGGCATGCGGGCAGTACTGCTGTGGCTAGGATGATAGAAGAATTCTCACCCAGAGTCGTATTGAGCGGTCATATCCATGAAGCGAGAGGCATATTGCAGCAGGATGGGATTCTATACATGAATCCCGGAGCGGCAAAGGATGGTTATGCTGGCGTGCTAGAACTAGAAGACGAGCCTAAGG